The following coding sequences are from one Pseudomonas oryzae window:
- a CDS encoding response regulator: MKVLLVDDTEFNRTLPRVLLERYGCSVVECASGAEALRLAGSDRFDCILLDVMMPGLSGLEVCQRLRRDPALSGTRIIAYTAHALPAETEEIMAAGFDDILIKPIDIHILLKKLGVTSA, encoded by the coding sequence ATGAAAGTCCTGCTGGTCGACGACACCGAGTTCAATCGCACCCTGCCCCGGGTGCTGCTGGAACGCTACGGCTGCAGCGTGGTCGAGTGCGCCAGCGGCGCCGAGGCCTTGCGCCTGGCCGGCAGTGACAGGTTCGACTGCATCCTGCTCGACGTCATGATGCCGGGCCTCTCCGGCCTGGAGGTGTGCCAGCGACTGCGCCGCGACCCGGCCCTGAGCGGCACACGCATCATCGCCTACACCGCCCACGCCCTGCCGGCGGAAACCGAGGAGATCATGGCCGCCGGTTTCGACGACATACTGATCAAGCCGATCGATATCCACATCCTGCTGAAGAAGCTGGGTGTTACCAGCGCATGA